One part of the [Synechococcus] sp. NIES-970 genome encodes these proteins:
- the pheA gene encoding prephenate dehydratase has translation MTITIAHLGPAGTNAEAAAQTYQTWLQQAQSLTTALLPCQSIAQSLYALAHDEVQLAVIPVENSIQGSVAIALDLVWELHPLSICQQIILPIHHALISFAEDFSQIKEVRSHPQALAQCQRWLEKNLPHAALIEANSTTAVLGSLQENPHLGAIAAPRAAKLYDLPILVDAIGDFPQNCTRFWVLSKTPQTAGEVISLAFTLPAKIPGVLVKALEVFARRQINLSRIESRPTKRSLGEYLFFIDLDGCLTNPDVQAAIAELQTHTEILKILGNYKSLPLAAIQPEK, from the coding sequence ATGACCATTACAATTGCCCATCTTGGGCCAGCGGGAACCAATGCCGAAGCAGCGGCCCAGACCTATCAAACCTGGCTCCAGCAAGCCCAATCCTTGACCACAGCGCTTTTGCCTTGCCAGAGCATTGCCCAGAGTTTGTATGCCCTGGCCCACGATGAGGTGCAGTTGGCGGTGATCCCGGTAGAAAATTCGATCCAAGGATCGGTGGCGATCGCCTTAGATTTGGTGTGGGAATTGCACCCTCTTTCGATTTGTCAGCAGATTATTTTGCCGATTCACCATGCGCTCATTTCCTTTGCTGAAGATTTTAGTCAGATCAAAGAAGTGCGATCGCATCCCCAGGCCTTGGCCCAATGTCAGCGGTGGCTCGAAAAGAATCTTCCTCACGCGGCTCTGATTGAGGCCAACTCCACCACCGCAGTATTAGGCAGTCTCCAGGAAAATCCCCACCTGGGGGCGATCGCCGCTCCCCGAGCCGCGAAATTATATGACTTGCCGATTCTCGTCGATGCGATCGGTGATTTTCCTCAAAATTGCACCCGCTTTTGGGTTCTGAGTAAAACGCCCCAGACCGCCGGGGAGGTAATCTCCTTGGCCTTTACCCTGCCTGCAAAAATCCCTGGGGTGTTGGTAAAAGCCCTCGAAGTGTTTGCCCGTCGCCAGATCAATCTCAGTCGCATTGAATCGCGGCCCACGAAGCGATCGCTGGGCGAATACCTATTCTTCATTGACCTCGATGGCTGTCTGACCAACCCCGATGTCCAAGCGGCGATCGCCGAACTGCAAACCCACACCGAAATTCTTAAAATTCTCGGGAATTACAAGTCTTTGCCCCTCGCCGCCATTCAACCTGAAAAATAA
- the cphB gene encoding cyanophycinase: MPSETPLAQPTSFKSSILVIGGAEDKVHGKEILTSFFRRSGGTEAAIAIIPSASREPLLIGDRYQRIFEDMGVSQVKVLDVRDRIHAEDSYYQDFVENCTGVFMTGGDQLRLCGLLSDTPLMERIRQRLHGGEITLAGTSAGAAVMGHHMIAGGSSGESPNRGLVDLAMGLGMIPEIVVDQHFHNRNRMVRLLSTIAVHPDRLGLGIDEDTAAVFEREGYLEVLGRGTVTIVDARDLSYTNQAAVDTAAPLSLHNLHLHVLCHGDRYDLKTHRPMSGNL, translated from the coding sequence ATGCCGTCAGAAACTCCGCTTGCGCAGCCGACTTCTTTTAAGAGTTCCATCCTCGTTATCGGGGGAGCGGAAGATAAGGTGCATGGTAAAGAAATTCTTACTTCGTTTTTCCGGCGCTCTGGGGGAACGGAAGCGGCGATCGCCATTATTCCTTCGGCCTCCCGGGAGCCACTCTTGATTGGCGATCGCTATCAGCGGATTTTTGAAGACATGGGCGTCTCCCAGGTGAAGGTTTTGGATGTACGCGATCGCATCCATGCCGAAGATAGCTATTACCAAGACTTTGTCGAAAATTGCACAGGGGTTTTTATGACTGGGGGCGATCAACTCCGCCTCTGCGGTCTTCTTTCAGATACACCGTTAATGGAACGGATCCGCCAGCGACTCCATGGGGGCGAAATCACCTTAGCAGGGACCAGCGCCGGAGCGGCGGTGATGGGGCATCACATGATTGCTGGGGGTAGTAGTGGCGAATCTCCCAACCGGGGGCTGGTGGATTTGGCCATGGGTCTGGGGATGATCCCAGAAATTGTGGTGGATCAACATTTCCATAACCGCAATCGCATGGTACGCCTCCTCAGTACAATCGCCGTCCACCCAGACCGTTTGGGTTTAGGTATTGATGAAGATACAGCGGCGGTTTTTGAGCGAGAGGGCTATCTGGAGGTACTCGGTCGCGGCACGGTGACCATTGTGGATGCTCGCGATCTTAGTTATACCAACCAGGCGGCCGTCGATACCGCTGCCCCCCTTAGCCTGCATAACCTCCACCTCCATGTCCTCTGCCATGGCGATCGCTATGACCTCAAAACCCACCGGCCAATGTCCGGAAACCTTTAA
- a CDS encoding hypothetical protein (conserved hypothetical protein), with product MKNPSLRQEPRYAPASVIALEQKTSLLEWLEENGRIIYREKKEDFIDDMIDDQDLSELMDDDGFEEEDDDDAADLD from the coding sequence ATGAAAAACCCTTCTTTGCGCCAAGAGCCCCGATATGCGCCTGCTTCTGTGATTGCCCTAGAGCAAAAGACATCATTACTAGAATGGCTAGAAGAGAATGGACGGATTATCTATCGTGAGAAAAAAGAAGATTTCATTGATGACATGATCGATGATCAAGACCTTTCTGAACTCATGGATGATGACGGCTTTGAAGAAGAGGATGATGATGATGCGGCAGATCTCGATTAG
- a CDS encoding hypothetical protein (conserved hypothetical protein): MDIELENLEASVENLLSAAKTHLEEQKLQQQRDEQYQEIVRQREAKLNPLLKKVEEMISTYRAEGYHHAEIIQQLQEKAEDIRREIAEIPERAAEIVDAQLVLREERLLEEKVREKVQKWQSDLRDDLLDMIFEQQDFFSATDAAIAIRGYIEDLKDIGALEEVVDALINQINEHSEEGPVARLRGTHEQTLNFIYNKALENRSRTDHHPNIQPKSRHRKSDKRPELYIDLAGKVIVFGGHDRLQTAVKNRLRGSQVELLWYSEQDGLQLSAQGETQVSSADLILIITGYASHSMTERAMEACKKVDKRYEIINTTGMTRVLEAIEAGLKTQQLAQLWNK; the protein is encoded by the coding sequence ATGGATATCGAACTTGAAAACTTAGAAGCATCTGTCGAAAATTTACTCTCAGCGGCGAAAACCCACCTAGAAGAACAAAAACTTCAGCAACAGCGGGATGAGCAATATCAAGAAATTGTGCGTCAACGGGAAGCGAAGTTAAATCCTCTCCTAAAAAAAGTAGAAGAAATGATTAGTACCTACCGGGCTGAAGGATATCACCATGCCGAAATAATTCAACAATTACAAGAAAAAGCCGAAGATATTCGCCGTGAAATTGCTGAAATTCCCGAAAGAGCAGCGGAAATTGTTGATGCTCAACTTGTACTCCGGGAAGAAAGACTTTTAGAAGAAAAGGTACGAGAAAAAGTCCAGAAATGGCAATCAGATCTGCGGGATGATCTCCTAGATATGATTTTTGAACAGCAAGACTTTTTTAGTGCTACCGATGCGGCGATCGCCATTCGTGGTTACATCGAAGATCTCAAAGACATCGGTGCCCTCGAAGAGGTCGTTGATGCCCTCATTAATCAAATCAATGAACATAGCGAAGAAGGCCCTGTGGCCCGTTTGCGGGGAACCCACGAGCAGACCTTAAATTTTATCTACAACAAAGCCCTTGAAAATCGTTCCCGCACTGACCATCACCCCAATATCCAGCCTAAATCGCGTCACCGTAAATCGGATAAGCGGCCGGAACTCTATATTGATTTAGCAGGAAAAGTGATCGTTTTTGGTGGGCACGATCGCCTCCAGACCGCCGTTAAAAATCGTCTCCGGGGTTCCCAAGTAGAATTGCTCTGGTACAGCGAACAAGATGGCTTACAGCTTTCGGCCCAGGGGGAGACCCAGGTCAGTAGCGCAGATTTGATCTTGATTATCACTGGCTATGCGAGCCACTCCATGACGGAGCGAGCCATGGAAGCCTGCAAAAAAGTTGACAAAAGATATGAAATTATCAACACCACTGGCATGACTAGGGTACTAGAAGCCATCGAAGCAGGCTTGAAAACCCAACAACTGGCGCAACTGTGGAATAAATAA
- a CDS encoding hypothetical protein (conserved hypothetical protein), with the protein MALLQRDLRKIHRRLVPVMVAPLLITVLTGSLFQVAVLTGNTADFYWLLEFHRGKFGPLNLEIIYPFLNAFGLLLLVVSGAMIWWQMRPQQR; encoded by the coding sequence ATGGCTCTGCTCCAGCGTGATCTGCGCAAAATTCACCGTCGCCTTGTCCCGGTGATGGTCGCTCCACTGTTGATCACCGTCCTGACGGGATCTTTATTTCAAGTGGCAGTACTCACTGGCAATACGGCAGACTTTTATTGGCTCTTAGAATTTCACCGGGGAAAATTTGGGCCATTAAATTTAGAGATCATCTATCCTTTCCTCAATGCTTTCGGCCTCTTACTGCTGGTGGTGAGTGGGGCCATGATCTGGTGGCAGATGCGACCCCAGCAGCGGTAA
- a CDS encoding hypothetical protein (conserved hypothetical protein), whose protein sequence is MAVPPKILIQTAQLVWQTLWHTMMAQLAPGDRSGNFQRVDSQFRQEIGTETFPAAPHRYRLYVGLTCPWAHRTVITHVLKGLEDCIDLKVAIADLSVGGWRLENDPTGCRSMKELYRLGQPGYTGRYSVPVLWDCQNKQIVNNESAEIIVMLNEAFNLWAKYPDRDLYPAHLRGEGDRLNELIYRTVNNGVYRCGFARTQAAYDQGVTELFATLDLLEKQLDDRRYLLGDQLTLCDVRLFTTLIRFDLVYHGLFKCDRRRIRDYENLWGYVRDIYQQSGIAATCPLQTIHREYYQSLFPLNPGGIIPIGFDITELTIPHHRG, encoded by the coding sequence ATGGCAGTCCCCCCTAAGATTCTCATCCAAACGGCTCAATTGGTTTGGCAAACGCTTTGGCACACCATGATGGCCCAGTTAGCCCCGGGCGATCGCTCAGGAAATTTCCAACGGGTAGACAGTCAATTTCGGCAGGAGATTGGTACAGAGACCTTTCCGGCAGCGCCCCATCGATATCGCCTGTATGTTGGCTTAACCTGTCCCTGGGCCCATCGCACAGTCATCACCCACGTGCTGAAAGGCCTCGAAGACTGCATTGATCTCAAGGTGGCGATCGCCGACCTGTCGGTGGGGGGCTGGCGCCTTGAAAACGATCCAACGGGTTGCCGCAGTATGAAGGAACTTTACCGCCTGGGCCAACCAGGTTACACCGGGCGCTATTCTGTGCCAGTGCTATGGGATTGTCAAAACAAACAAATCGTCAACAATGAAAGTGCCGAAATCATTGTCATGTTGAACGAGGCCTTTAACCTATGGGCAAAATACCCAGACCGTGATTTATACCCAGCCCATCTACGTGGGGAGGGCGATCGCCTCAATGAACTGATCTATCGCACGGTGAATAATGGCGTATATCGCTGCGGTTTTGCCCGCACCCAAGCGGCCTATGACCAAGGGGTAACAGAACTATTTGCCACTTTAGATTTGCTAGAAAAGCAACTCGACGATCGCCGTTATCTGTTGGGCGACCAGCTCACCCTCTGTGATGTACGCCTGTTTACGACGCTGATTCGTTTCGACCTGGTTTACCATGGCCTGTTCAAATGCGATCGCCGCCGCATTCGCGATTATGAAAACCTCTGGGGCTATGTGCGTGACATTTACCAACAGTCAGGCATTGCTGCCACCTGTCCCCTCCAGACCATTCACCGGGAATATTACCAGTCTCTTTTCCCCCTCAATCCCGGTGGCATTATTCCCATTGGTTTTGATATCACTGAATTAACTATTCCCCATCATCGCGGTTGA
- the cphA gene encoding cyanophycin synthetase, with translation MRILKTLTLRGPNYWSIRRTKLIVMRLDLEEIAEVPSNEISGFYQALSDTLPSLVEHYCSPGCRGGFLTRVREGTLMGHIVEHVALELQELAGMPVGFGRTRSTADHGVYNVVFEYIYEQAGRYAGRAAVRLCQSILDTGRYPAEDLAQDIADLKDLCASSALGPSTETIIKEAESRGIPWSLLSARSMIQLGYGVNQQRIQATLSSHSSILAVELACDKEGTKNILADAGIPVPRGTVIRYLDDLEDAIADVGGYPIVLKPLDGNHGRGITIDIKSWEDAEHAYDLASEASKTRSVIVERYYKGSDHRVLVINGKLVAVSERVPAHVLGDGHSTIEALIDETNRDPNRGDGHDNVLTRIVVDQTVLKVLARQGLSLDTILREGEVAYLRATANLSTGGIAVDRTDDIHPYNAWIFERVAKIIGLDIAGIDVVTEDITKPLPDTDGVIVEVNAAPGFRMHVAPSRGLPRNVAAPVLDMLYPKGQPSRIPVIALTGTNGKTTTTRLTAHIYRQTGKVVGYTSTDGVYIGDYLAQKGDNTGPQSAAMILQDPTVEVAILESARGGILRAGLAFDSCDVGVVLNVAADHLGLGDINTIEQMAQVKGVIAETVSPDGHAVLNADDPLVAAMAEKVRGKLTYFSMQPDNPLVLEHVRRGGLAAIYEDGYLTLLEGDWKLQIEHVKNAPVTMGGMAPFMIANALAACLAAFAQGVDIEHIRQGLRTFKPSAAQTPGRMNLFNLGDHHALIDYAHNPAGYEAVGAFVKNWPGQRIGVVGGPGDRRDEDLILLGQIAAQVFDQIIVKEDDDKRGRAAGEVASLIIQGIQTTNPNCRYETILDEQQALKIALDNAPAESLVVIFPESVTRAIALIEKRNPLQDNPVMMSPSPVH, from the coding sequence ATGAGAATCCTCAAGACCCTAACCCTCAGAGGCCCGAACTATTGGAGCATTCGACGCACAAAATTGATCGTCATGCGTCTTGACCTCGAAGAAATTGCCGAAGTCCCTTCCAATGAGATCAGTGGATTCTACCAAGCCCTCAGTGACACTCTCCCTAGTCTTGTTGAACATTACTGTTCTCCCGGTTGTCGCGGCGGCTTTTTGACCCGAGTACGAGAAGGAACCCTCATGGGTCACATTGTTGAGCATGTTGCCCTCGAACTCCAAGAACTAGCAGGGATGCCCGTCGGTTTTGGCCGCACCCGGTCTACCGCAGATCACGGTGTATATAACGTTGTATTTGAATACATCTACGAACAAGCTGGCCGCTACGCTGGGCGCGCTGCCGTGCGCCTTTGCCAGTCGATCCTCGACACTGGCCGCTACCCCGCCGAAGATCTTGCCCAAGACATTGCCGATTTAAAAGATCTCTGTGCCAGCTCTGCCCTTGGTCCCAGCACAGAAACCATTATCAAAGAGGCTGAATCCCGCGGCATTCCCTGGTCTCTTTTGAGTGCTCGGTCGATGATTCAGCTCGGTTATGGCGTCAATCAGCAGCGGATTCAAGCAACCCTGAGTAGTCATTCAAGCATTTTGGCCGTCGAGCTTGCCTGCGACAAAGAAGGAACCAAAAACATTCTCGCCGACGCTGGCATTCCCGTGCCCCGGGGCACAGTCATTCGCTACCTTGATGACCTTGAAGATGCGATCGCCGATGTCGGTGGCTATCCCATTGTGCTCAAGCCCCTCGATGGCAACCATGGCCGGGGCATCACCATTGATATCAAAAGCTGGGAAGACGCCGAACATGCCTATGATCTTGCCAGCGAAGCCTCAAAAACCCGTTCCGTTATCGTCGAGCGCTATTACAAAGGAAGTGACCACCGTGTCCTAGTAATCAATGGCAAGCTGGTGGCTGTCTCTGAGCGTGTACCGGCCCATGTCCTTGGAGATGGCCACTCTACCATCGAAGCATTAATTGACGAAACAAACCGTGACCCCAACCGGGGCGATGGCCATGACAATGTTTTGACTCGCATCGTAGTTGACCAAACGGTTTTGAAGGTACTGGCCCGCCAAGGCTTGTCCCTCGATACCATCCTCCGGGAAGGAGAGGTCGCTTACCTCCGGGCCACCGCAAACCTCAGCACTGGCGGAATTGCAGTCGATCGTACCGATGATATTCATCCCTACAATGCCTGGATCTTTGAGCGGGTCGCTAAGATTATCGGTCTAGATATTGCGGGTATCGATGTAGTAACCGAAGACATTACCAAGCCCCTCCCTGACACCGATGGGGTCATTGTAGAAGTGAATGCAGCTCCTGGGTTTCGGATGCATGTCGCCCCAAGCCGGGGCTTACCACGCAATGTGGCAGCCCCCGTTCTTGATATGCTCTACCCGAAGGGGCAACCGAGCCGAATCCCAGTGATTGCCCTAACAGGAACCAACGGCAAAACCACCACAACTCGTTTAACGGCCCATATTTATCGCCAGACGGGTAAGGTGGTGGGCTATACCAGTACTGATGGGGTTTATATCGGCGATTATCTTGCCCAAAAAGGCGACAACACTGGCCCCCAAAGTGCAGCGATGATCCTCCAAGATCCGACCGTGGAAGTGGCGATTCTTGAATCAGCCCGGGGCGGCATTTTGCGAGCGGGTTTAGCCTTCGATAGCTGTGATGTGGGTGTTGTATTAAATGTTGCTGCCGATCACCTTGGCCTCGGAGACATTAACACTATTGAACAGATGGCCCAAGTTAAGGGGGTGATTGCGGAAACGGTGAGCCCCGATGGTCATGCAGTGCTCAATGCGGACGACCCCCTAGTGGCGGCGATGGCAGAAAAAGTTCGGGGGAAATTGACTTATTTTTCGATGCAGCCGGATAATCCGCTGGTCTTAGAGCATGTACGTCGGGGCGGCTTAGCGGCGATTTATGAAGATGGTTATCTGACCCTCTTGGAGGGAGACTGGAAACTGCAGATAGAGCATGTCAAAAATGCCCCTGTAACCATGGGGGGGATGGCGCCTTTTATGATTGCCAATGCCCTCGCTGCTTGTTTGGCAGCCTTTGCCCAAGGGGTTGATATTGAGCATATTCGGCAAGGATTGCGGACCTTTAAGCCTTCCGCTGCCCAGACCCCAGGTCGCATGAATTTGTTTAATCTGGGAGATCACCACGCTCTTATAGACTATGCCCATAACCCAGCAGGCTATGAGGCGGTGGGTGCTTTTGTCAAAAACTGGCCGGGTCAACGGATCGGGGTAGTGGGTGGCCCTGGCGATCGCCGGGATGAGGATTTAATTTTATTGGGACAAATCGCCGCCCAGGTCTTTGATCAAATCATCGTCAAGGAAGACGATGACAAACGAGGTCGTGCTGCGGGCGAGGTGGCAAGTTTGATTATTCAAGGCATCCAGACCACTAATCCTAACTGTCGCTATGAGACGATCCTCGATGAGCAGCAAGCCCTCAAGATCGCCCTTGACAATGCCCCAGCAGAAAGTTTGGTTGTCATTTTTCCTGAAAGTGTGACCCGGGCGATCGCCCTCATTGAAAAGCGCAATCCGCTCCAAGATAACCCGGTTATGATGTCGCCAAGTCCTGTGCATTAA
- the trmD gene encoding tRNA (guanine-N1)-methyltransferase — protein sequence MALHFDLVTLFPDFFTSPLQSGLLGKALGKGVATVSFTNPRDFTTDKHRSVDDEPYGGGAGMLLKPEPLFAAVESLPIQPKREIILMTPQGERLDQQLLAELTTYDQLVLICGHYEGVDERVREHLVTREISLGDFVLTCGEIPALTLLNGIIRLLPGTVGKEASLRADSFQLPLLDYPQYTRPATFRGWEVPEVLRSGNHQKIAAWRLAQQVSRTKARRPDLWEAWQRSQGGKGDDC from the coding sequence ATGGCTTTACATTTCGATCTCGTGACCCTTTTTCCAGACTTTTTTACCTCTCCCCTCCAGTCTGGCCTACTAGGGAAAGCCCTGGGGAAAGGCGTTGCTACGGTCAGTTTTACCAATCCGCGCGATTTCACCACAGACAAACACCGCAGCGTTGATGACGAACCCTATGGTGGCGGAGCTGGCATGCTCTTAAAACCAGAACCCCTGTTTGCCGCAGTAGAATCTTTGCCCATACAACCCAAGCGAGAAATTATTTTAATGACCCCCCAGGGGGAGCGGTTAGATCAACAGCTTTTAGCCGAATTAACAACCTATGACCAATTGGTTTTGATCTGTGGTCACTATGAGGGGGTAGATGAACGGGTGCGGGAACATTTAGTGACGCGGGAAATATCTTTGGGGGATTTTGTTTTAACCTGCGGTGAAATTCCCGCCCTCACATTACTCAATGGCATTATTCGTCTGTTGCCAGGGACAGTGGGCAAGGAGGCGTCCCTAAGAGCCGATAGTTTTCAGTTGCCGCTACTTGACTATCCGCAATATACTCGTCCAGCGACATTCCGGGGTTGGGAGGTGCCAGAGGTACTCCGGTCCGGCAATCATCAAAAAATCGCGGCCTGGCGTTTGGCGCAACAGGTGAGTCGCACCAAAGCGCGGCGGCCAGATCTATGGGAAGCTTGGCAACGCTCCCAGGGAGGAAAAGGGGATGATTGTTAG
- a CDS encoding hypothetical protein (conserved hypothetical protein), whose product MELTYLDSNSWLIVIAGKRILLDPWLVGSLTFGNTPWLFKGDRPQDRSIPENVDLILLSQGLPDHAHPPTLRHLDQSLPVVASPNGAKVVQAIGYQTIHTLNHNQKITFDQLEILALKGSPVGPTTFENGYLLKDLSTGHSLYYEPHGYHWPSLKQYAPIDVLVTPLINLTLPLLGPVIKGQASALQACEWLKPKVVLPTAAGGDVSFEGIVMKFLKPQGTVADFEAMLHQKQPDTSVLEPVSGQAYPLLV is encoded by the coding sequence ATGGAACTGACATACCTCGATAGTAATAGCTGGCTGATTGTGATCGCTGGCAAACGGATTCTCCTTGACCCTTGGCTAGTGGGCTCTTTGACCTTTGGCAATACCCCCTGGCTCTTTAAGGGCGATCGCCCCCAGGACCGATCAATTCCGGAAAATGTTGACTTGATTCTCTTATCCCAAGGTCTCCCAGACCACGCCCATCCGCCTACCCTACGCCACCTCGACCAAAGCTTACCCGTTGTGGCCTCACCCAATGGGGCAAAAGTTGTCCAGGCGATCGGTTACCAGACCATTCACACCCTCAACCACAATCAAAAAATCACATTTGATCAGCTCGAAATCTTAGCCCTAAAAGGCTCCCCTGTGGGGCCAACCACCTTTGAGAATGGCTATTTGCTGAAAGATCTCAGCACTGGCCACAGCCTCTATTACGAACCCCATGGTTACCATTGGCCAAGCCTGAAGCAATATGCCCCCATCGATGTGCTTGTGACCCCCCTAATTAATCTCACCCTGCCCTTGCTCGGCCCTGTTATCAAAGGCCAGGCCAGTGCCCTCCAAGCCTGTGAGTGGCTCAAGCCCAAGGTCGTTTTACCCACCGCGGCTGGAGGGGATGTGAGTTTTGAAGGCATTGTGATGAAATTTCTCAAGCCCCAGGGCACTGTCGCAGATTTTGAGGCAATGCTCCACCAAAAACAGCCTGATACTTCGGTCTTAGAGCCAGTGTCTGGCCAGGCTTATCCCCTCTTGGTCTAG
- a CDS encoding 7TM-HD extracellular/intracellular domain protein, whose amino-acid sequence MSILAVIAVVSLTGVTGDRFYNQPQLAVDTIAPRTIIAPADGEFEDTKTTEAKRQEIRKGAIPSLKRDPEVTPVIKENLKKILDSISNIRSVAGEFPFLEPSILSLPSQATLRQSDREQWEEIVRVTDQFAETPLPPLESLLPDDPSLVTPLRELYTYAGEASPQAVQDVMTQVMVAREGYQQAIAESQTTFDTELFQTHQTTLLRLSDGDWEQIRRNILQAGDRILTQGIPQGVSQSLLQETIQAQLENEDIGRSFSIEVLTQTLRPNLIEDRDETKRRSEQAALAVEPVIVSVSDGDIIVAKGEQIDQATFVLLDGFNLSNRQINWLGLGSYGLLISGAVGLVVFITLKTQKSPRRRDWILLLCISLSTPVLALVKFPYNNNLPAVGLLTSSLYHPHIAVTQVILLSSITGISQEDIQWDQLVAATIGGLIAAQMGGHLRSREEQATLGLRVGFVQTIISLAWNLGSSASADTIWYILLPEAALFGLSGTVWIIVALGLSPYLESLFELLTPIRLAELSNPNRPLLTKLANETPGTFQHTLFVASLAEAAGRKLNCNVELIRAGTLYHDIGKTHDPQGFIENQQGTPNKHDHLNPYESAEIIRKHVTEGIKMAKKHKLPKAIRDFIPEHQGTMQISYFYHRARAIAEEEGKSPDSVDESQFRYEGPIPQSRETGIVMLADSCEAALRSLKEATPAQAVIMVNRIFRARLQDGQLAESGISRNELNAIANVFVEVWAQYNHKRISYPQAALEPRR is encoded by the coding sequence ATGTCAATCCTGGCAGTCATTGCAGTGGTCTCGCTGACGGGGGTCACTGGCGATCGCTTTTATAATCAGCCCCAGCTCGCCGTAGATACAATTGCCCCGAGAACGATCATTGCCCCCGCAGATGGCGAATTTGAAGATACAAAAACCACCGAAGCAAAACGCCAAGAAATTCGCAAAGGAGCAATCCCGAGCCTAAAGCGTGATCCTGAAGTGACCCCAGTGATCAAAGAAAATCTCAAAAAAATTCTTGACAGTATCAGTAATATTCGCAGTGTTGCTGGGGAGTTCCCCTTCCTCGAACCCTCCATTCTCTCCTTGCCCAGCCAAGCCACTCTCCGCCAAAGTGACCGTGAGCAATGGGAGGAAATTGTCCGTGTTACTGACCAGTTCGCCGAAACACCACTCCCTCCCCTAGAGAGCCTCCTCCCGGATGATCCAAGCCTTGTAACGCCTCTCCGGGAGCTTTATACCTATGCTGGGGAGGCATCTCCCCAGGCAGTGCAGGATGTGATGACCCAGGTTATGGTCGCCCGGGAGGGCTATCAACAGGCGATCGCCGAATCCCAAACCACCTTTGATACGGAGCTTTTCCAAACCCACCAAACCACCCTCCTCCGTCTGTCCGATGGTGACTGGGAACAGATTCGCCGCAATATTCTCCAGGCGGGCGATCGTATCTTGACCCAAGGTATTCCCCAAGGGGTTTCTCAGAGCCTTTTACAAGAGACCATCCAGGCCCAGTTAGAAAATGAAGACATTGGCCGCTCTTTTAGCATTGAAGTGCTTACCCAAACCCTGCGTCCCAATCTCATTGAAGACCGTGATGAAACAAAACGCCGTTCAGAACAGGCCGCCCTTGCCGTAGAACCAGTCATTGTTAGTGTCAGTGATGGAGATATCATCGTCGCAAAAGGCGAACAAATCGATCAAGCAACATTTGTTTTGCTCGACGGCTTTAACTTGAGCAATCGCCAAATCAATTGGCTCGGCCTTGGGAGTTATGGTCTGCTGATCAGCGGTGCTGTCGGCCTTGTCGTCTTCATCACTCTCAAAACCCAAAAATCTCCCCGACGCCGGGATTGGATTTTACTCCTCTGCATTAGTCTAAGCACACCGGTCCTGGCGCTCGTCAAGTTTCCCTATAACAACAACCTCCCCGCCGTCGGTCTACTGACTAGTAGCCTGTATCATCCCCACATTGCCGTCACCCAAGTGATTTTGCTCTCCAGCATTACAGGCATCAGTCAGGAAGATATTCAATGGGATCAACTCGTTGCGGCCACCATTGGGGGGTTAATTGCGGCCCAGATGGGTGGCCATCTCCGTTCCCGAGAAGAACAGGCAACCCTGGGTTTGCGGGTTGGCTTTGTGCAAACTATCATCAGCCTTGCTTGGAATCTCGGCAGCAGTGCTAGTGCTGATACCATCTGGTATATTCTTTTGCCAGAAGCTGCTCTGTTTGGCCTCTCAGGCACCGTCTGGATCATTGTGGCTTTAGGGCTTTCTCCCTACCTTGAAAGCCTGTTTGAGCTGTTGACCCCCATCCGCCTTGCTGAACTGTCTAACCCCAACCGTCCCCTCCTGACAAAGCTGGCGAACGAAACCCCCGGGACGTTTCAACACACACTGTTCGTTGCCTCCCTCGCCGAGGCTGCTGGTCGCAAACTCAATTGCAATGTGGAGTTGATTCGAGCCGGAACCCTGTACCATGACATTGGCAAAACCCATGACCCCCAAGGTTTTATCGAAAATCAACAGGGAACTCCCAACAAGCATGATCACCTCAATCCCTACGAAAGCGCGGAGATTATCCGCAAACACGTGACGGAAGGGATCAAAATGGCAAAAAAACATAAGCTGCCTAAGGCGATTCGAGATTTTATCCCAGAGCACCAGGGGACGATGCAAATTTCTTATTTTTACCACCGGGCCCGGGCGATCGCCGAAGAGGAAGGAAAATCTCCCGATAGTGTCGATGAAAGTCAGTTCCGCTATGAAGGCCCCATTCCCCAATCGCGAGAAACGGGCATTGTAATGCTAGCCGACAGTTGTGAAGCGGCCCTGCGGTCGCTCAAGGAAGCCACCCCCGCCCAGGCTGTCATTATGGTCAATCGCATCTTTCGGGCGCGTCTACAGGATGGACAACTGGCAGAATCTGGCATTAGCCGGAATGAACTCAATGCCATTGCCAATGTGTTTGTGGAGGTATGGGCACAGTACAACCATAAGCGGATCTCCTATCCCCAGGCCGCCCTCGAACCACGCCGTTAA